A part of Vicia villosa cultivar HV-30 ecotype Madison, WI unplaced genomic scaffold, Vvil1.0 ctg.005112F_1_1, whole genome shotgun sequence genomic DNA contains:
- the LOC131642486 gene encoding uncharacterized protein LOC131642486 yields MEKWKEFALSKEEEEGVVTDEEEIIEDESIQRTLTGKPWTESNFNTRAFKTTMLNAWKLKHAVEVQDLSKNLFLFKFGSKRDMEYVLKSGPWSFDRALLVLRRISGEEQPSDLNMHFSSFWVRVYDLPLMLRSETMAKKLGNIIGSYEEMDVKEAHRNGRFLRIKVTLNLKEPLKRGTVVSFKEKKIRVHFKYERLPTFCFVCGRMGHQIKDCEAVEDLNEEGYEELEEQDLAFGQWLRASPLPKMNEDFKRKDSSSSLCSRELFNVSSSQSRCEHKGKGDSDDLETQQDNQILNQQKDSGKRGEETNANPVDVETVAESLGVVALSTEKIAESKEVGV; encoded by the coding sequence ATGGAGAAGTGGAAGGAATTCGCTCTTTCGAAAGAGGAGGAGGAAGGTGTAGTCACTGACGAAGAGGAGATTATCGAAGATGAATCCATTCAGCGTACGCTCACAGGGAAGCCATGGACGGAGAGTAACTTCAATACCCGAGCATTCAAAACCACGATGCTGAATGCTTGGAAGCTGAAACACGCAGTGGAAGTTCAGGATCTGAGTAAAAATCTATTTCTATTCAAGTTTGGCTCAAAGAGAGATATGGAATACGTTCTCAAGTCTGGACCTTGGAGCTTCGACAGAGCCTTGCTGGTATTGAGACGCATATCAGGAGAGGAACAACCTTCAGATCTGAACATGCATTTCAGTTCCTTCTGGGTCCGAGTTTACGACTTGCCACTCATGCTCAGATCTGAAACAATGGCAAAGAAACTTGGAAACATTATTGGATCGTATGAGGAAATGGATGTCAAGGAGGCGCACCGAAATGGCAGGTTCCTGCGGATTAAGGTTACACTAAATCTGAAAGAACCTTTGAAGCGTGGAACGGTTGTTTCTttcaaagagaaaaaaataagggTCCATTTTAAATACGAGAGATTGCCAACCTTTTGCTTTGTCTGTGGTCGTATGGGTCATCAGATTAAAGATTGTGAAGCAGTTGAGGATCTCAATGAGGAAGGATACGAGGAACTAGAGGAGCAAGACTTAGCTTTCGGGCAATGGTTACGTGCATCCCCTCTCCCGAAAATGAATGAAGATTTTAAGAGGAAGGATTCAAGCTCTAGTCTTTGCAGCAGAGAACTCTTCAATGTTTCTTCCAGTCAAAGCCGTTGTGAACATAAAGGGAAGGGTGACAGTGATGACCTTGAAACCCAACAAGATAACCAGATATTAAACCAGCAGAAAGATAGCGGTAAGCGTGGAGAGGAGACAAATGCAAATCCTGTAGATGTGGAGACGGTAGCTGAATCCCTCGGGGTGGTAGCTTTATCAACAGAGAAAATAGCCGAGTCCAAGGAGGTGGGAGTCTAG
- the LOC131642487 gene encoding two-component response regulator ARR2-like, producing MAAVINEMPKRKKEQHHDDDNVSLSHNIKKPRRVVWSDDLHAKFVDAVNLIGISNSKVVPSKIVALMNVDGITTAHVASHLQKYRHKKKKAEHEADRDRVPSTLIQPTQSQNIIHMSGVTPSTLIQSQNINIHPPPSTFPTYHYTSSLPTPLGFPTTFHDFHGSSASSTPIQPIPSQTINTSSSIIHPPPYKSPIYHQSPTFPTDVNQSTTLLGFPTTSHFHDDIRATNCRFVGPSSKSTRSISDYDSWDYDLRREPQLLPFPHNSLPVLESHKTSQNSPMKNSQQAHNVEPIIVGSSASLEGTNYNLRNDDSFIDFSVEETDPQTLEDIRKMGEGIEDDDLMNSWKRFLEEDVTNVM from the exons ATGGCTGCGGTGATCAACGAAATGCCTAAAAGAAAGAAGGAGCAACATCATGATGATGATAATGTCTCATTGTCACATAATATTAAGAAACCTCGTCGTGTGGTTTGGTCTGATGATCTTCATGCAAAGTTTGTTGATGCTGTTAACCTTATTGGCATTTCAAATTCAAAGGTTGTTCCGAGTAAAATAGTTGCTTTAATGAATGTTGATGGAATTACTACTGCTCATGTCGCTAGCCATCTCCAG AAATATAGACACAAAAAGAAAAAGGCTGAACATGAAGCTGATAGAGATAGGGTTCCTTCAACACTCATTCAACCTACTCAATCTCAAAACATCATCCACATGAGTGGAGTTACTCCTTCAACACTAATTCAATCTCAAAATATCAACATCCATCCACCACCATCCACTTTTCCTACATATCATTACACCTCTAGTCTTCCAACTCCACTTGGATTTCCAACAACCTTCCACGACTTCCATGGATCATCTGCTTCTTCAACACCTATTCAACCTATTCCTTCTCAAACTATCAACACCTCGTCGTCAATCATCCATCCACCACCGTACAAGTCTCCAATATATCATCAAAGCCCTACTTTTCCAACTGATGTTAACCAATCTACAACTCTACTTGGATTTCCAACAACATCCCACTTCCATGATGACATTAGGGCTACTAACTGCCGTTTTGTTGGACCTTCTTCAAAAAGCACAAGAAGCATTTCGGATTATGATTCTTGGGATTATGATCTCAGAAGGGAACCTCAGCTACTTCCGTTTCCCCACAATTCTTTGCCGGTATTGGAGTCTCACAAAACAAGTCAAAATAGTCCAATGAAGAATTCACAGCAGGCACATAATGTAGAGCCAATTATTGTTGGATCATCTGCTTCTTTGGAAGGCACAAACTATAATCTGCGGAATGATGATAGTTTTATTGACTTTTCGGTTGAAGAAACAGATCCTCAGACTTTAGAAGACATTAGAAAGATGGGGGAAGGCATAGAAGATGATGATCTCATGAACTCTTGGAAGCGCTTTCTAGAAGAGGATGTCACTAATGTTATGTGA
- the LOC131642488 gene encoding two-component response regulator ORR24-like translates to MASVINGMPKRKKEQHDDDDADDDNDSLSHNIKKPRRVVWSHDLHKKFVDAVNVLGISNSKIVPSKIVALMNVDGISTAHVASHLQRYRLRNKEAAHEADRDRVPSTKILQPTDQSQNITNSSFNKKHVHQSHTQIYSPTGFNISGVSPSTLIQSQNINIHPPPSTFPINHYTSSLPTPLGFPTTSDFHDVGTFVGSSASSTPIQPIPSTSSIIHPPPYKFPIYHQNPSFPTLVNQSTTPLGFSTTSDFHNVGTLVGSSASSTLIQPIQSQPINTSPIIHPIYHPSSSFPTDVNQSTTPLGFPTTLFDFHDVGTFDGSSASSTLIQPINTSSIIHPPPYKSPIYHQSPTFPTLVNQSTTSHFHDIRATNVCLPPSF, encoded by the exons ATGGCTTCGGTGATTAACGGAATGCCTAAAAGAAAGAAAGAGcaacatgatgatgatgatgctgatgatgaCAATGACTCATTGTCACATAATATTAAGAAACCTCGTCGTGTGGTTTGGTCTCATGATCTTCATAAAAAGTTTGTTGATGCTGTTAATGTACTTGGCATTTCAAATTCAAAGATTGTTCCGAGTAAAATAGTTGCTTTAATGAATGTGGATGGAATTAGTACCGCTCATGTCGCTAGCCATCTCCAG AGATACAGACTCCGTAACAAAGAGGCTGCACATGAAGCTGATAGAGATAGGGTTCCTTCAACAAAGATTCTTCAGCCTACTGATCAATCTCAAAACATCACCAACAGCTCCTTTAACAAAAAGCATGTCCATCAATCTCACACACAAATTTACTCTCCAACCGGTTTCAACATAAGTGGAGTCTCTCCTTCAACACTAATTCAATCTCAAAATATCAACATCCATCCACCACCATCCACTTTTCCTATAAATCATTACACCTCTAGTCTTCCAACTCCACTTGGATTTCCAACAACATCAGACTTCCATGATGTAGGGACATTTGTTGGATCATCTGCTTCTTCAACACCGATTCAACCTATTCCATCCACCTCGTCAATCATCCATCCACCACCGTACAAGTTTCCTATATATCATCAAAACCCTAGCTTTCCAACTCTTGTCAACCAATCTACAACTCCACTTGGATTTTCAACAACATCAGACTTCCATAATGTAGGGACATTGGTTGGATCATCTGCTTCTTCAACACTCATTCAACCTATTCAATCTCAACCTATCAACACCTCGCCAATCATCCATCCAATATATCATCCAAGCTCTAGTTTTCCAACTGACGTTAACCAATCTACAACTCCACTTGGATTTCCAACTACATTATTCGACTTCCATGATGTAGGCACATTTGATGGATCATCTGCTTCTTCAACACTCATTCAACCTATCAACACCTCCTCAATCATCCATCCACCACCATACAAGTCTCCAATATATCATCAAAGCCCTACTTTTCCAACTCTTGTTAACCAATCTACAACATCCCACTTCCATGACATTAGGGCTACTAACGTATGCCTTCCCCCATCTTTCTAA